A region of Cyanobium sp. ATX 6F1 DNA encodes the following proteins:
- the csaB gene encoding polysaccharide pyruvyl transferase CsaB translates to MRPLLCGYYGEHNLGDDALLAALLAQLPPDQRPLVTAHDQAQVQSRFGVDTCPRRRLRAVLSALSGCDALVLGGGSLLQDATSFRSLVYYALLIAAARLRGRPVLLWAQGLGPLHRRCSRLLVRLVLPLASGISWRDPASAALAARWGVRAASGSDPVWALPLGQWQGDGGPILLCWRFSPLLEKAQWRRLLEALDQLAEQADRPVHWLPFHQDQDAALLEELKRRDWLPPALARRSQTVMAGSPAEAMALFEGASLVIAMRLHALILAALSGAPTAALSYDPKVRSAADGFDCPCLDLDGPLQVVELLGRWQPLLDRPTDPARIETLRQATAVHQQLLLEGLPPSAP, encoded by the coding sequence ATGCGGCCCCTGCTCTGTGGCTATTACGGCGAGCACAACCTTGGCGATGACGCCCTGCTGGCGGCCCTGCTGGCCCAGCTTCCGCCCGATCAGCGGCCCCTGGTCACCGCCCACGACCAGGCCCAGGTGCAATCCCGCTTCGGGGTGGACACCTGCCCCCGCCGCCGCCTGAGGGCGGTGTTGTCAGCCCTGAGCGGTTGCGATGCCCTGGTGCTTGGCGGTGGCAGCCTGCTCCAGGACGCCACCAGTTTCCGGAGCCTCGTCTATTACGCGTTGCTGATCGCGGCCGCCCGCCTGCGGGGACGGCCCGTGCTGCTCTGGGCGCAGGGGTTGGGCCCGCTCCATCGGCGCTGCAGCCGCCTGCTGGTGCGGCTGGTGTTGCCCCTCGCCTCGGGGATCAGCTGGCGCGATCCTGCCTCGGCGGCCCTGGCGGCCCGCTGGGGGGTGCGCGCCGCCAGCGGCAGCGACCCGGTCTGGGCGCTGCCCCTCGGCCAGTGGCAGGGGGACGGTGGACCGATCCTGCTCTGCTGGCGATTCAGCCCGCTGCTGGAGAAAGCCCAGTGGCGCCGGCTGCTGGAGGCCCTCGACCAGCTGGCGGAGCAGGCGGATCGGCCGGTGCACTGGCTTCCCTTTCATCAGGATCAGGACGCTGCTCTGCTGGAGGAGCTGAAGCGCAGGGACTGGCTGCCGCCGGCGCTGGCCCGCCGGAGCCAAACCGTGATGGCGGGCAGCCCGGCTGAGGCCATGGCGCTGTTCGAGGGGGCGTCGCTGGTGATTGCGATGCGTCTCCATGCCCTGATCCTGGCGGCTCTCTCGGGGGCCCCCACTGCCGCCCTCAGCTATGACCCCAAGGTGCGGTCGGCCGCCGATGGATTTGATTGCCCCTGTTTGGATCTCGATGGTCCCTTGCAGGTCGTTGAGCTGCTGGGCCGGTGGCAACCGCTGCTGGATCGGCCCACGGATCCGGCCCGGATCGAGACCCTGCGCCAGGCCACTGCCGTGCACCAGCAGTTGCTCCTCGAGGGCCTGCCCCCATCGGCGCCCTGA
- a CDS encoding fatty acid desaturase has product MTRTVSVPEPLTPAGSLLNKEQLAQLNVGSNGAAAVRAASHLAFIVVAGLLWGQVGLPLPLRLIALVALGVGLATCFAPMHECGHRTAFADRRLNDGAAWLAGLLSFYNATFYRRYHQWHHRYTHLPGLDPELEDPAPTSLWGYVLEISGWNWWTGKLRSHGRQLLGADLSAMPYLSPEVIPQVRRSVRWQFAVYGALALLSLPGGNGFLLWYWLLPLLVGQPFLRFLLLAEHGGCSFDRDGTTNTRTTLTLAPVRWLMWNMPFHAEHHLYPSLPFHALPAAHVLIGPHLKHLDRGYLAVHRWLLGRLPSLGLPGSGVQA; this is encoded by the coding sequence ATGACGCGCACCGTTTCCGTACCTGAACCCCTGACCCCGGCCGGCTCCCTGCTGAACAAGGAGCAGCTGGCCCAACTCAACGTGGGCAGCAATGGCGCCGCCGCCGTGCGGGCCGCCAGCCATCTGGCCTTCATCGTTGTGGCGGGCCTGCTCTGGGGCCAGGTCGGCCTCCCCCTGCCCCTGCGTTTGATCGCTCTTGTGGCCCTGGGGGTGGGCCTGGCCACCTGCTTCGCGCCGATGCACGAATGCGGCCACCGCACCGCCTTCGCCGATCGTCGCCTCAACGACGGCGCCGCCTGGCTGGCGGGGCTGCTGAGCTTCTACAACGCCACCTTCTACCGCCGCTACCACCAGTGGCACCACCGCTACACCCACCTCCCTGGGCTCGACCCGGAGCTGGAGGATCCTGCGCCCACCAGCCTCTGGGGCTACGTGCTCGAGATCAGCGGCTGGAACTGGTGGACCGGCAAGCTCCGCAGCCACGGTCGCCAGTTGCTGGGGGCCGATCTCTCGGCCATGCCGTACCTGAGCCCTGAGGTGATCCCCCAGGTGCGCCGCTCGGTGCGCTGGCAGTTTGCCGTCTATGGCGCCCTGGCCCTGCTCTCGCTGCCGGGAGGCAATGGTTTTCTGCTCTGGTACTGGCTGCTGCCGCTGCTGGTGGGTCAGCCGTTCCTGCGGTTCCTGTTGCTGGCCGAGCACGGGGGCTGCAGCTTCGATCGCGACGGCACCACCAACACCCGCACCACACTCACCCTGGCGCCCGTGCGCTGGCTGATGTGGAACATGCCCTTCCATGCCGAGCACCACCTCTATCCCTCGCTGCCGTTCCACGCCCTGCCGGCGGCCCACGTACTCATCGGTCCCCACCTGAAACACCTGGACCGGGGCTATCTGGCGGTGCACCGCTGGTTACTCGGCCGTTTGCCCAGCCTCGGCTTGCCTGGATCGGGCGTCCAGGCGTGA